CAGACGCCCTTCTCGGCCAGACCGTTCATGATGGCGTACGAGAAGCCCAGCTCCAGCAGGTGCGCCACGTCGGCGCTGCCGCCCATCTCCTCCACCACCTCGAAGCACTCGCGCTGCCGCTTGGCGCGCCCGAAGATCTCGTCGCGCGCGGTGATGCTCAGCAGCTCGCGTTCGATGCGGAGCACGCGGCGCGTCTTGAGCGGCGGCTCCACGCGCGGCGCCTCCGTCTCCACCCGCAGCGCCCCGGCGGATTCGAGGCCGCGGATGGCCGGCCACCACACCTTGTCGCCCAGCTCGCGGCGCAGGCGGGCGACGGGCTGCGGGCCCTCCTTGGCGCGCAGCCACCCCAGCACGCGCGCCTCGTCCGGCTTCAGCGTGGACACGTCGGTAGATGCGTCCGCCGTCGCGACCACGAAGTCGGTGGACGAGTCCGCGAGGCCGGCGGGAAGCGCGGTCCGCAGCACCTGGCCTAGCGGGGCCACGTAGTAGTCCGCGATCCAGCGCGCGAGACGGAGGATGGTGGGCGTGGCGGAGGGCGCCACGTCGAGCACGCCGTTGATGGGCTTGATGCGCGGAGACGACGCGCTCGCCACCACCCGGTCCACCCACCCGATCCGCTCCCGCGCGCCGAACGGCACGAGGACGCGCGCCCCCGCTTGCACGGAGGCGCGCATCTCCTCGGGGACGGAATACGTGAACGTCCGCGGGATGGGGAGCGGGATGGCGACTTCTACGAACATCTGCCCGGTGATTCGGTCTGGCGAAGGATGCTGCGATCCGATACCGCTCGTGGTCAACGAAGCGATGCCGGACGTGGTCCCGAGATGCACGTGCGCGCCCCGACAGGATGCCAAACATCATCGCGGCGGCATCGCCCTGGCGCGTGAACGCGCGGGCTACAACCGCGCGAAGCCCGCCTGCGCGGGCTGCTCCCACACCATCCTCGCGGTCTCGCCCAACCTCGCGGCCGGGATCAGGTCACGACCCGCACCGCACGGCCAGCATGGTAGGGGCCGACCTGCGTGTCGGCCCGCCCGCCGACGCGACACCGCCACCGCGCCGAAACGACCTATCCTGTTGTAGGGGTGCGATTTATCGCATCCGTAACCTTCCGCGCGCAACCCATCATCGGAACGGCGATAACCCGACGCACCTCATCGACCGTAGGCAGCGGTGCCTCACATTCCGATCAACCCTCGCGACATCGGTGATCTGCCGTACCCCGGCGTGTGCCGTCTCGACCTGCATCCGGCGCAGAACCTCCATCCATCCGGAGGCGGATCGGATGCGATAAATCGCACCCCTACATGGAGATGCGCTGTCGAGGGTCAGGGTGCGCGGGTGACGCCGAGGCCGGGGGCGTCGTTGAAGCGCAGGCGGCCGTCGGGCTCCATTCCGGGGCCGGCGAACGGGTCGTTCGCCAGGAGCGCGGCTCCGTCCAGGTCCACGTAGTCCACCAGCGGCGCGAGCTGGATGGCGGCGGCGATGCCGAGCGTCGACTCGACCATGCAGCCCAGCATCACGCTCATCCGGTGCGCGCGGGCCACGTGGACGATGCGGATGGCTTCGCGCAGGCTGCCGCACTTCGCCAGCTTGATGTTCACGCCGTCCACACAGCCCACCAGCCGCGCCACATCCGCAGCCGTCTCGCACGACTCGTCTGCGATGATGGGCATGTGCGACGCGCGGCGGACCTCGGCCAGACCCAGCAGGTCGTCCTTCGCCACGGGCTGCTCCACGAACTCCACCTCGTAGTCCGCGAGCATCGGCAGCGCGGCGATGGCCTGCTTTGCCGTCCAGCCGGTGTTGGCGTCCACGCGCAGCACCTTGTCCGGCGCCTCGTCGCGGATGAGCGCCAGCACCTCCTCGTCGCGCGCGCCGCCCACCTTGACCTTGAGGATGGGGTACGCCGCTGCCTCGCGCAGCTTCTCGCGCATCACGTCGGGTTCGTCGATGCCCAGCGTGAACGACGAGACGGGCGCGGCGGCGGGATCCAGGCCCCACATCTTCCACACTGGCACGCCCAGGCGCTTGCCCAGCAGGTCGTGCAGCGCCGCCGACACGGCCGAACGCGCGGCGGGGTTGTGGTTGACGGCCTTCACCATCGCCGCCTCCAGCCGCTCCAGCGCGAACGCGCCGCCGCCGTTCAGCGCGCGGGCGTACGCGGGGAGCACGGCCTGCACCGTATCCGCCGTCTCGCCGTAGAAAGGCGTCGCCGCGGCCTCGCCCCAGCCCTCCGCGCCGTCCTCGTCGCGCACGCGCACCCACACGGACACGCGCGTCCGCGCTCCCTCGCGCGCGATGCTGAAGGCGTGCTTGGTCGGAAGCTCCACTGCCTCGAACTCGAGATGCATGCGGTCCGCGTAGGTTGAGCGCAATACGCGCGTGTGGTCGCTTCGGTAGATTCCGAGAAGACCCGCCAGCAAATCGGGATCCGTCCAACGATGCGGGACGATCTTTGCGGGCTCGTCTCACGTCTGCCGTGACGGGTCCGAAACGGATCCAACTCTCCGGAGCAGCCCACGACGGTGGGCTTCGCGCCGTCGTAGCCGCGGCTTCAGCCGCCAGGCGTCTCGCCAGCCCCGCATCTCCCGAACGCGCGAGGGACGGGGATCATCCACCCCGTCCCTCGCCGTCCATCAATCTACCATCCGGGGGAAGCCCCCGCGTCAGTTGCGGAAGAACCAGCGGAATCCGTACATGTTGCGCGTGCCGGGCAGGAACAGGCCCGGGATGTCGGCGGCGGTGCGGCGGCCGATCAGGTTCTCGGTCTGCAGGAAGAGCCGCACGTCGATGATGCGGATCTGCAGGTAGAAGTTGAAGAGCGCGTACCGCTGCGTCTGTCCGCTGTAGTCCAGCCGTCCCTGGCTGTCCACGCCCAGCGTGGTCGCCGGCCCGCGCACCAGCGCCTCCACCCGCGCGGTGGGCTCCAGGTTGCCCGTGTAGAACACCTTGTGGAACGTGATGCCCGCCCGCGCCCTGTCCACAGGAAGGAAGGGCCGCCCGCCGGTGTCCGCCGTGCGCGAGTACCAGCCGTCCAGCCGCGCCCATTGGAAGTAGATGGGCACCGACGCGTACGCCTCGATGGAGTTGACGGCGCCCGCCTGCACCGGCGCCAGGCCCGGGTCGAAGCCCAGCCCGAACGGGACCACCTGGTCCGCGTCCGTCCGCACCGCCGCGGCGCCCACCAGCGCCGTGCCGCGCGACCACTCCGCGCCGACGCGAGCCGCGTTGATCGACCCCGACGTGGTGCGGAAGCCGACGATGGTGTCCACGACCGTGCTCGGCACGACTCCGCCCAGCCCGCCGAACGTGAGCCGCGTCCGCACCGAGTCCGCCGTGTACGTGAGCGGCCGCTTGCCCGCCGCGACCGACCCGAACGCGGAGAAGCCCGCGAACGGCCCCACGCGCACCCCGCCCTCCATCTCCAGCCCCGTGGTGCCCTGCGAGGTGACGCTGCGCAACTCGCCCGTGGCCGCGACGAACTTCGACAAGCCCGCGTCGGCCCGCAGCGACAGCTCGGCCCCGTCGCCCGCGTAGCCG
This Longimicrobiaceae bacterium DNA region includes the following protein-coding sequences:
- a CDS encoding dipeptide epimerase, which produces MHLEFEAVELPTKHAFSIAREGARTRVSVWVRVRDEDGAEGWGEAAATPFYGETADTVQAVLPAYARALNGGGAFALERLEAAMVKAVNHNPAARSAVSAALHDLLGKRLGVPVWKMWGLDPAAAPVSSFTLGIDEPDVMREKLREAAAYPILKVKVGGARDEEVLALIRDEAPDKVLRVDANTGWTAKQAIAALPMLADYEVEFVEQPVAKDDLLGLAEVRRASHMPIIADESCETAADVARLVGCVDGVNIKLAKCGSLREAIRIVHVARAHRMSVMLGCMVESTLGIAAAIQLAPLVDYVDLDGAALLANDPFAGPGMEPDGRLRFNDAPGLGVTRAP